CAACATAACAGCCCATTTAAtcaacatactccaccttggacatTATTTTGGGAAACCGATTGCACTATTAGCTAACGTTTTAACACTATTAGCTAAGGTTTTAATTCATCATTGCCTACAAGGCAGTCCCCACAGCTCCAAAGAACCAAGTTCACTTGCTTAGGGAAACCACCAGGTTTGCCTACTAGGCTCCAGAGGGGCTGACACCCATTAGCCTATAGGACTTAGTGCCTCCAGCCACCACACACCCTTACCACAGTAGTAAGGTGGCTGGAGGCACTAAGTCACCTTACCACATGCAGCTATCCTAGATCAAAATGAAAATACTTAATGCAGAAAAGAAGTTTTTCAAGTGATAAGCATATAGTCCCCATGTCAGCTGGGTTTTTATCAGTGTGCACTTTCAAAAGAGAAACCTCATTCTTTTCTACAATGTCCCTAATGTAATGGAATCTCACATCAAtatgcttagttctatcatggaaaACTGGATTTTTGCACAATTGAATGGCAGACTGTGAATCTGAAAACACAACAGGAGGAGTTTTCACAAAATTGAGTTTAGAAAGTACTTCGTTTAACCATACAGCTTCTTTCATTGCCTCAGTAATGACAATGTACTCAGATTCAGTAGTGGACAGAGCCACAATATGCTGCAGCTGTGATTTCCAACTTATGCAAGATCTGCATACAGTAAAGACATAGGAAGTGGTGGACTTCCTCTTATCTCTATCATTAACATAATTCGAATCAACATAACCAGTCAATTTGACACCATATTCACATCTAAAATAACATAATCCATACTTAGAAGTATTTTTCAGATATCTCAGCAACCATATCAAGGCTTCCCAATGAACAGGACCAGGATTAGACATGTATCTACTCAAGCAAGACACAACatatgcaatatcaggcctagtgCTAACCATCAAATACATCACAGATCCAATAGCATTAGCATAGGGAACCTTTTTCATGGCATTGATATCATATTCAGATTTAGGACACAAGTCTTTAATCAACATAAAATGAGCAGCTatccaagcctcctagctcaactggttgagaagggaggcaaggataccgcccatccaggaggtcttgagttcgaatcctggatggtgcaacctgggattaatttcccctgtgggcctttacaaggcttgttgccttggggcttggcaagctGATGGGCCTTGACCCGTCCGGGACAGCGCTGGTCTACGGGCCGAACCCGTCGGAGGATGGCTGGTCTACGAGCCTGACCAAGGCTAGTTCACGAGATCGAATCTGGCTGGAGGGAGGCTAGTTCACGAGCCACGAGGGTTGGGAAGGGCTAGTTAACTTGCCAAATGTATCACGAACTCcgatgtatgtgtgtgtatgaaaaaaaaaacataaaatgagCAGCTAAGGGCACTGAAGCAGGCTTAGCATCAAACATGTTAAATTTGTTCAAAATTTTGTGCACATAGGGTTCTTGATGCAAAACAAGCACACACTCTTTTCTATTTCTGAAAATATTAATCCCTAATATTTTCTGAGAATCCCCtaagtctttcatgtcaaaattctcACTCAAAGCAGTTTGCACAACAGTTATAGTATTCAAACAGGGACCCATAataagcatatcatccacatataaCTGTAGGAAGACAAACACAGTGTTCAGGTTCTTCACATACAAGCATGCATCAAATGTACTTCTAACAAAGCCTAACTTATGCATACAAGTATTAAACTTAATGTTCAACTGCCTAGGTATCTGTTTCAAACCATACGAAGCCTTTTTAAGCAAACATACATGATTGGGAAACTTATGATCAACAAAGCCTTCAGGCTGTTTCATATAAATTGGTTTATCCaaatcaccatgcaagaaaacagttttgacatccatttgtttcaattcccaatcaaaatgagcacaTAAAGTAAGCATTAATCTCACAGTAGTAAATTTAACAACAGAAGCAAAGATTTCAGTATAATCTacccctcttgttgagtaaatcCCCTGGCTACTAATCTGACCTTGTACCTTAAACCCTCCACCTCATTTTTTAGCTTGTATAACCGCCTGCAGTCTACAACAGAAGCACCCAGGGGCAGAGGTACAAGTATCCAGGTAAGGTTTATTTTCAGAGAGTTCATTTCCTCTAACATAACTTTATGCCATTCATTCCAGAATTTAGACTTAGTAGCCTGCTTATaagttattcaaagcctatttgactatctccgaagatcccgaggttggcacgaaccaaagtggggataggttttggtggcgcgtctctagtcggtacaatgaaaaccgaccGGATGGAACCATGTTTTGCAATGAGAGtgtggtgcgcaatgccataatCAGAGCCAACGACGAAATCCAAAAATTCTAGGGGTATTACCTCTAGGAAGagggtcggcggggagcggcaagagcaagctcgacatcatcagtgccgcttTGGCGGCCTACCAATCCCTGaattacaaaccgttcaagtacctctgCTGCTAGCAGGAGGTGCGCCATCATAAGAAGTATAAGGGAGGATTAATATCCTCCTctagcaaacggtcgaggtcggtagcCCTATCCGACGACACCTTCGATGAGGtgtgataaggcctatttcatgcatcggtttaggggtaaaatgttaTCTACTTGGTCagttatcgcgcaaaacaagtgttaattgtgctgGAATGCTGCTTGACCAAGGCATCAAGGCCAAGCTGATTAAGTTGGTACAAAaagcgaaaaaggccaaaaaatcGGGTGAACTGATCAAAgggggtgatcaagcagttaggcagGGACCACTGGTTACTAGAAGAAGGACACATgaggctaatgagctggatggtgatcatcattctgttatcaaggacgacgttctagaaggggacacgtgctgatacatAAGACGCAAGGACGAAACTGAATCACCATTCTGTTACGGAGGAACGACGTCTTTCTAGAAGGAAGACACATATCAATATGTAAGAAGTTGGGGAGAGGATGATTTTAGGAATTTGATAGTGTAAATGTGTAATGTATAGTGTCTAATGTATTTGGTATATGATGTAAATCTAAGTTCATATATGTAATGTACTATTCTCTCCACAACACCTTAGTTAAGCAATTCTTTTTAATACAAAGATTAATGTAATCTAATCACCAATTGACATCTTCTAATCGAAAATCAGACGTGTCAAACTTTTCCACAATAATTTTTCCATCAATCCTCATCGTGATTTCTTTCTCTCAAACTCTAGGCTCTTGATACCAATTAATGggcataagtcataacacacacacataagAGATGAACACAACTACATAAGAACTATTTACTCAGTTCGataaaaaacacaaataatCACAAATACAAAAGAGATGAACACAAGAATTTCCTACTCAATTCGATACGATGTGTACTTACGTCTCAAATTAAAGTTTTTGACTATAATATCAGGTCGGAGCTAGGTGgagtcggccgaccccaccatcGGCTCCGAAGAGTCGCCGGGAAACGCCCTCAATCGGCTGCCGTTCTCAATATCAAGCTCTTGACGGCGTGCAGAGAAGAAAGAAGGGTTTATAGTGTATAAAGTTAGGTGAGACACAAAAAAGCAACCCGCAGAAGGCCACTATACTCAGTGCCAGCACATAATATGTAtcacaaaatttgaaatgaTGATGTTAAGATCTTGCCTTTATACGAAAATAATTGCAATTTTTGTTTACTAGTATTTGTTTTGGCGATTTTGACTGTGTCACAGCTATATCCACTTATAGAATATGCAATTAATATGCATGAGAAAAGGACTCTGAACACACTAGCTCTCTGTAAAACACACAATACCCATTTCCGTATAACAGCATAGCATACTGATACACACTCAAACATGTGAATTTACTTTGGTATGTAGGAATatagtaaaaaacaaataaagaaagaaattaTGCACCCTCTGCCTATATTTTCAACTAACACCAAAAAGGAGTAACTATTTGTATCAAAGTTCGAGAGTATGGAGTATGGAGTAACTATTTTCAACTAACAGTTTTTTACTTCTTATATGTGTAATGAACATGTatggaaaatgatcaatacaaaaatggatttcaatacaaaatccagaccaaatcctgatcatgagatttgacaatttaatggtcaataattaaataacaacaGGGAGGGTCATTATAAAGTAGTTTTAggttatattataaaattcgggtttgaggtcatgttaagataaTTTTATGTCATCATTACTTATAATGTTATGAATTAGCATAGGGATCATTAACTAATATCTATATCTGTATCAATTGTTTCTTTACTTGTACGTTTCTATATCTATGATCCAACATAGTTCGAGGATTTAATGATGTGAACGTAAATAATCCTTGCTGATAATTGATACGTATTAAATTAATGAAGGATAATACGTTCTAAGCAATAGCCTTGATCTTTTCAATCTAACTTTGGTCAGACCAATATCACCATTTTAATTATTCCCCAAAATAAAAACCAAGTCATCTGCAGTACCTTGTGTATAACACTGTTTGACCTTGCTCcaatatcatattttttttgcCAGCAAGAGCTTTAACAAGTCATGTGTCTCTAACAGCAAGCTTCATgcctttattatttttctttaatttttaatccAAGCTATCGAAAACTACGTTttgaatataaaattgatagaaatccgtgggtggttccatcctaaaaccaattggttataggaggaggggcccttgagacttatatactagtttcagttttattttGACACCGATGtaggacagttatatgttatatttttagtttcaattgccaacaccctccctcaaacccttcaaggtgaaccttggaggggttggacttttttctaatcgattggacaatcggcccaattttttttcgatcggttggaccacttggcccaaatttttaagtccagatatactgttgggtcagtcattttttcggtttcagcccagatatactgctgggtcagttaaatttgacccatagtcggcgacccgctctgataccatgatagaaatccgtgGGTTCTATCCTATCACCAATCTGGCTACCTTGACACAAATCCCCGCAGCCTTATCCCTTCCACCCAAAATTTTTGGTTGCATCGTCTACGTACACATTCCAAAATAAGAAAGAACCAAATTTTCTCCGTGTGCGATTAAGTGTGTATTTATGGGGTATGGGATCACTCAGAAGGGCTATCGATGCTACGACCCTAAAACCAAGAAAATTATCGTTACTATGAATTGCAACTTCCTCGAAACAGAATTCTTTTACCACCTTGggactcagggggagagtgagagaCAGGGGAGACCCAAGAGAGCGACTCCCTTCGGTGGCATGTGCTAAGTCACTTTGATATGGGCCCACCAGAGCAAGTTGGTACCATCCATGAGACGAATTTGTCTACAGAAACAAGCCCTTCAGCGCTTCCGCCACGTTCGTCTAATCCAACCGTACCAGAATCCGAGGTAATCTCTGACACACCTTCTGAAGATACGACTGTTATTTCTAATCCCCCTGATACAGAGGAAGATACCACTATTGATCAAGACACAGGACAGTATGTACTTCCGCCACGCAGTACAAGGGGAATTCCTCCCAAGAGATATTCACCAGAGAGGATAGGAAGGAGAAATAGATACTCAATAGCAAGCTTTGCTGAAGCTAATATCTCCAAAATGGCTAGGGCATTCCAGACTGCACTATACGAGGAGGAGATACCTCGAACGTTTGAAGAAGCCATAAAAATCAAGCATTGGAAGGAAGCAATGCTGGTTGAGATGAAAGTCTTGCAGAGAAATCACACATGGGAGATCAGCCCACTACCCGAAGGGAAGCATACCGTAgggtgcagatgggtcttcaccatCAAGAGGAGACCAGATGGAAGTATTGAACGGTATAAAGCTCAATTGGTGGCGAAAGGGTACACTCAAACTCAAGGTATTGACTATTCTGAGACTTTCTCTCCAGTTGCCAAAATGAACACTGTAAGAGTACTTCTATCTATAGTGGCAAATAAAGACTGACCTCTCCATCAGTATGATGTCACTAATGCTTTCCTTCATGGAGAATTGAAAGACCCAATTTACATGGAGGCCCCACCAGGTTTTTCAGAGGAGTTCGGGCGAGAGATGGTATGTAAGTTGAAGAAAACCCTATACGGGTTAAAACAATCCCCAAGAGCATGGTTCGGCAGATTCACggaagtaatgaagaagtatgggtatcAACAAAGCAGCTCTAACCACACACTCTTCATCAAACGAGAAGGTGAGAAAATCACTTGCTTGAtaatttatgtggatgatatgattatcacaggGGATAATGAAGCCGAGATAGAACGACTAAAGGGACATCTGGCAGCggaatttgaaatgaagaaTCTGGGTGACCTCAAGTACTTTCTCGGGATTGAAGTACTTAGGTCTGGAAAAGGGATCTTTATTAGTCAACGCAAGTACATACTGGACCTCTTGGCAGAGATAGGAATGTTGGACTGTAGGCCCGCAGACACTCTTATAGTTCAGAATCATGGGCTCCAAATCACAAAAGGTGCGAACTCTACGGATCGAGGAAGATACCAGAGACTCGTTGGGAAACTCATCTACTTATCCCATACGAGACCAGACATTGCCTATGCTTTAGGAGTCCTCAGTCAATTTATACACAGTCCTCAAGAAGAGCATTGGGAGGCAGCGCTTAGGGTGGTACGATACTTGAAAGGAACTGCCGGACATGGAGTGCTATTTCGGAAAAATGGGCACCTAGACATCCACGGATATACTGATGCAAACTGGGCAGGGAACTTGATGGACATACGATCCACTGGAGGATACTTCACATTTGTTGGTGGAAACTTGGTAACGTGGAGAAGTAAAAAGCAAAAGGTAGTGGCACTCTCAAGCGCCGAAGCTGAATTTCGAGGTATTCGAAGTGGCTTAACCGAAATACTGTGGCTTAGAAGATTGATGAGAGAGTTGGACTTGGAGTCACAGAAGACTTGCAAGCTGCTATGCGATAATAAAGCTGCAATCAGCATTTCAGAGAATCCAGTGCAGCATGACAGAACAAAACACGTCGAAATTGATCGACATTTCATAAAGGAAAATCTTGAAGAGAAGATAGTGGAGATCCCGTACGTGAAATCTGAAGACCAGCTAGCCGACATCTTGACTAAGGCCGTCTCCGCAAAGAATTTCCAAGAAGTACTGGGCAAGTTAAGTTTTGGAGAtcccgtcacttaacttgagggggagtgttggaaggaGATCCGGAGCACCTACAAAATCAAGGAGAATATTATGCATTGAATGAGAAGATTACGGAGTATCTCTACCGCTAATTAGGAAGATTTAATTAGGGCAATATCTTAGCTTGTATAGACATATTCTAGCCTATATATCTTGTACTATACCATTGTGAATAATTAAGAGATACAATTACcgatttttaacaaaaatatctgGTGTGGCTGCTCTGACATTGAGATTGAATTTTATAAAACCATACTTGCAATCTATATCTACTGATTCTGAAACTCTCGTTCCTTGTTCGATGTTAACTAGGAATAATATTTTAAGTATCAATAGTGTGTTATAAATAGTGTGTTATTCTTTATTGAGATGGGAAGTTTTGTATGATTTCATATTACGTACTGAATGAGAGAACTTATCACAAAAGTAAGATTCGACCCTCTTAAGAGCCAATGTACTTGTTGGTCACGACCACCAGTCCAAGTCGGGTCCAAATGTTCTTATTTGTTACGGCCATATTGATAACGACTGATTCATTTATTATCATCGAATCCACCATAAATTTCTGTTGTTTTTGGTGATTTCCATATTGAAATGAGTAgctaatttttttcattaaaaaatcaacCACTATTTGTTCAtaatgaattaaacaaacaaCTTCAAATTTTCGTTCGAAATTTCTTCAATAATTTGTCAAAAGAAATCTTGTGTTCGCATTAGAAAGCACGGAGGAACTGATAAACAACTGAACAACAAATCCCAAGAACAATTGGAACACAGTTTT
This genomic interval from Salvia splendens isolate huo1 chromosome 13, SspV2, whole genome shotgun sequence contains the following:
- the LOC121760957 gene encoding secreted RxLR effector protein 161-like → MKKVPYANAIGSVMYLMVSTRPDIAYVVSCLSRYMSNPGPVHWEALIWLLRYLKNTSKYGLCYFRCEYGVKLTGYVDSNYVNDRDKRKSTTSYVFTVCRSCISWKSQLQHIVALSTTESEYIVITEAMKEAVWLNEVLSKLNFVKTPPVVFSDSQSAIQLCKNPVFHDRTKHIDVRFHYIRDIVEKNEVSLLKVHTDKNPADMGTICLSLEKLLFCIKYFHFDLG